The genomic segment CTACATCCAGGGGGTGACGAGCGGGGGGGTCAAGGGGTAAGGGGGCAGGGGAGAGGGCGGGGAGGTCGGTGGGCCTCCCCGCCCTCCCTTTGGCCCACTCAGGCCGGAAAGAGCACCACCCCGCCCCGCGCGGGCACGTCCAGCTCGGTGTCCCCCTGGAGGTCGAAGGTCTGCCCGCTCAGCGCGTCGCGGTACAGGCCGGGGCGCACCCCGGTCAGGGGCAGCCGGGCCTGCGTCTGCGCGGTGTTGAGGGCGACATAGGCCACCTGCTCCCCCAGTTCGCGGGCGTAGACGAGGCCCTCCCCTTCGGCATGGGTGAAGCGCAGCTCGCCCCGGCGCAGGGCGGGGGTGGCGTGGCGGGCGGCGGTGAGCCGCTGGAGCAGGCCCAACGTCTCGCGGTCCCAGCTCCCCTCGTCGTGCCAGGGGAAGGCGCGGCGGCAGTCGGGGTCGGGGCCACCGGGGAGGCCCACCTCGTCGCCGGAATAGATGCAGGGCGCTCCCACGTAGGTCATCTGGAAGACGCTGGCGAGCCGGAAGGCGGCTGCGTCCCCACCTGCCGCCGTCAGGAAGCGGGCCGTGTCGTGCGAGTCGAGCAGGTTGAGCTGTGCCCGCACGATCTCGGGGTGGTACATCCGGGTGACTTCCCCGATGCGCCGGGCGAAGGCGGCGGCGTCGATGGGGTCCACCCGGCCCATCCCGCTGACCTCGTTCACCGCGTGGTTGATCGTCCGCGCTCCGAAAAATCCCAGGCACGGGCGGGTGAAGTGGTAGTTCATCACGGCGTCGAACTGGTCACCCGCCAGCCAGCGGTGCGCGTCTCCCCAGATCTCGCCGACGATGTAGGCGTCGGGGTTGACCGCCTTGACCCGGCGGCGGAACTCGCGCCAGAAGTCGTCGTCGTCGATCTCATTGGGCACGTCCAGCCGCCAGCCGTCGATCCCGAAACGCATCCAGTACTCGCCCACCGAGAGCAGGAACTCGCGCACGGCGGGGTGGCCCGTGTTGAACTTCGGCAGCGCCCGGATGCCCCACCAGGCCTGATAGCCCGCAGGCTTGGCGTCGTCGTAGGCGTGCAGCGGCCAGCCGTCCACGTGGAACCAGTCGCGGTAGGCGCTCGCCTCGCCCTGCTCCAGCAGGTCGTTGAACTGGAAGAAGCCCCGGCTGGCGTGGTTGAACACGCCGTCCAGCACGACCCGGATGCCGCGGGCATGGGCCTCGTCCAGCAGGTGCCGCAGGGCGCCATTCCCGCCCAACATGGGGTCCACCTGAAAGTAGTCGTGGGTGTGGTAGCGGTGGTTGGACGCCGACTGAAAGACCGGGCAGAAGTAGATCGCGTTCACGCCCAGGCTCTGGATATGGTCCAGATGCTCGGCCACGCCCCACAGGTCGCCGCCCATGTAGCCGTGAATCGTGGGTGGGCTGCCCCACGGCTGGAGGTTCAGGCCCGTCATGCGGCCCGAGCGGGCGAAGCGGTCGGGGAAAATCTGGTAGAAGACGGCGTCCGCGACCCATTCGGGCGTGACGGGGTGGGGAAGTTCGGTCGGCGACATGCGGGGCCAGGATAGAGGCAAAGCGCTGACTACCCTTCAAAACGCGGCATGAGAGTCGCGAGGGTGTGCCAAGACGACCGAGAGGGATGCAGCAGCAGATCTTGAAGATGGTCGAGGCCAAGCCGGAACACGGACACCGCACGGTGTCCGTGTTTCTTGATCCGTACGCCTTTCTCGGTTACCAGCAGCTCCCCAGTTACACAGGCCCAGATAAACGCCACACCGACCACCGTCAGCAGGGTGGAGACCCGTTCAGCACGGGTTAGCCCGGTGTCTTCCAGATTGAAGCCCCTCGTTTTGAGCGCGGAGTGCAAGTTTTCTGCCTGCCAACGCTGGGCATACCGTCGGAGATTCGGTCCCACGTGCCCCCGATAAGCGAGGTACAGCGTCTCCCCGGCCGCGTTCTTCGTCGCGGCCGCCCGGAGTGACACACCGTAGATCAGGGTCTGGCGACGCCAGACCCTGACTTCGCCCACTTGGAGCTTGTTGAACACAGCCCACACGGGCAGACGGTGTTGGCCGATGGTGGCGCGTGCAGGCAAGCGAATACAGGGAGCGATGCTGTGCTGATCGAGGAAACGAAACCAGTGCTGGCCGATGAATTCTCGGTCTGCCAGCAGGCACCGGAC from the Deinococcus sp. NW-56 genome contains:
- a CDS encoding IS4 family transposase codes for the protein MKAPKSRPPHDTLQTVLRSAFPLDARRLMVFTALVLAVIQARTVVLYTLKTHVPLPGTLTARYQRLCRFVQFPFPEGLFPRFALSFLPDGPVDLILDRTNWRLGQQDVNILLLSAVWNGFSLPLMWALLPHGGASDSRTRESLVLRFLTFCPDRQVRCLLADREFIGQHWFRFLDQHSIAPCIRLPARATIGQHRLPVWAVFNKLQVGEVRVWRRQTLIYGVSLRAAATKNAAGETLYLAYRGHVGPNLRRYAQRWQAENLHSALKTRGFNLEDTGLTRAERVSTLLTVVGVAFIWACVTGELLVTEKGVRIKKHGHRAVSVFRLGLDHLQDLLLHPSRSSWHTLATLMPRFEG
- a CDS encoding glycoside hydrolase family 13 protein, which produces MSPTELPHPVTPEWVADAVFYQIFPDRFARSGRMTGLNLQPWGSPPTIHGYMGGDLWGVAEHLDHIQSLGVNAIYFCPVFQSASNHRYHTHDYFQVDPMLGGNGALRHLLDEAHARGIRVVLDGVFNHASRGFFQFNDLLEQGEASAYRDWFHVDGWPLHAYDDAKPAGYQAWWGIRALPKFNTGHPAVREFLLSVGEYWMRFGIDGWRLDVPNEIDDDDFWREFRRRVKAVNPDAYIVGEIWGDAHRWLAGDQFDAVMNYHFTRPCLGFFGARTINHAVNEVSGMGRVDPIDAAAFARRIGEVTRMYHPEIVRAQLNLLDSHDTARFLTAAGGDAAAFRLASVFQMTYVGAPCIYSGDEVGLPGGPDPDCRRAFPWHDEGSWDRETLGLLQRLTAARHATPALRRGELRFTHAEGEGLVYARELGEQVAYVALNTAQTQARLPLTGVRPGLYRDALSGQTFDLQGDTELDVPARGGVVLFPA